The following proteins come from a genomic window of Lycium ferocissimum isolate CSIRO_LF1 chromosome 4, AGI_CSIRO_Lferr_CH_V1, whole genome shotgun sequence:
- the LOC132053267 gene encoding apoptosis inhibitor 5-like protein API5 isoform X1, producing the protein MADTTDDIEKLYEYGERLNEAKDKSQHRQDYEGIIAAANGSVKAKQLAAQLIPKFFKFFPQLEAQALDEHFNLIEDDQLGVRVQAIRGLPLFCKDTPEHLSKIVDILGQLLVAGENVERDAVHKALMTVLRQDVKTSLTALFKRIGSIEDRSAEDLSTWESIREKVLLFLRDKVFPLKMELLVPQELMERHITTLVKQNLQDVTADEFKMFMDFLKSLSLFGHKAPAERIQELVEIIEGQADLDAQFDVSDADHIKRFILCLSMAFPFFKRGASGSKFLNYLNKQIMPVFDKLPEQWKLDLLKNLAECSLYAITQDSRQLLPSVVQLLKKYMVRRKIEEINYTCIECLLYTFHHLAHKTPNATNSLCGYKIVTGQPSDRLGEDFSEQYKDFTERCIYLFFYSLML; encoded by the exons ATGGCGGATACTACTGATGATATAGAGAAGCTATACGAGTATGGTGAACGCCTCAACGAAGCTAAAGACAAGTCTCAA CATAGGCAGGATTATGAGGGCATTATTGCAGCAGCTAATGGCAGTGTGAAGGCTAAGCAACTTGCTGCGCAGCTCATCCCtaagttcttcaagttttttcCTCAGTTAGAGGCGCAAGCTCTTGATGAGCATTTCAATTTAATTGAAGATGATCAGCTCGGG GTCCGTGTACAAGCGATCCGTGGACTTCCGCTTTTCTGCAAAGATACACCTGAGCATTTGTCTAAAATTGTTGACATTCTTGGTCAGCTCCTCGTTGCAG GAGAAAATGTAGAGCGTGATGCTGTACACAAGGCTCTTATGACCGTATTACGTCAGGATGTGAAGA CTTCTCTAACTGCTTTGTTTAAGCGTATTGGGAGCATCGAGGATCGGAGTGCTGAGGATCTTAGCACTTGGGAAAGCATTCGTGAAAAAGTTCTGTTATTTCTTAGAGATAAG GTGTTCCCTCTTAAGATGGAGCTCCTAGTTCCACAGGAGCTGATGGAGAGGCACATAACTACTTTGGTGAAGCAG aatttgCAAGATGTAACGGCTGATGAATTTAAAATGTTCATGGACTTTTTGAAAAGCCTGAGCTTATTTGGCCATAAAGCTCCTGCAGAGCGTATTCAGGAGCTTGTTGAGATTATTGAAGGTCAGGCAGATCTTGATGCTCAATTCGAT GTGTCGGATGCTGATCATATCAAGAGGTTCATATTATGCCTTTCAATGGCCTTTCCCTTCTTCAAG AGGGGTGCATCGGGCAGTAAGTTTCTCAACTATCTGAACAAGCAAATCATGCCTGTTTTTGACAAG cTTCCAGAACAATGGAAGTTGGACTTGCTCAAGAACCTTGCGGAGTGCTCACTTTATGCAATAACTCAGGATTCTCGACAGCTGCTTCCATCAGTAGTTCAGCTCCTAAAg AAATATATGGTTCGAAGAAAGATTGAAGAAATTAACTACACGTGTATCGAGTGTTTGTTGTATACCTTCCACCATTTAGCTCACAAG ACTCCAAACGCGACAAACAGCCTCTGTGGGTACAAGATTGTGACTGGACAACCGTCAGATAGACTGGGAGAGGATTTCTCGGAGCAATATAAGGACTTTACCGAGAGGTGCATCTACTTGTTCTTTTATTCCTTGATGTTATAA
- the LOC132053267 gene encoding apoptosis inhibitor 5-like protein API5 isoform X2, with product MADTTDDIEKLYEYGERLNEAKDKSQVRVQAIRGLPLFCKDTPEHLSKIVDILGQLLVAGENVERDAVHKALMTVLRQDVKTSLTALFKRIGSIEDRSAEDLSTWESIREKVLLFLRDKVFPLKMELLVPQELMERHITTLVKQNLQDVTADEFKMFMDFLKSLSLFGHKAPAERIQELVEIIEGQADLDAQFDVSDADHIKRFILCLSMAFPFFKRGASGSKFLNYLNKQIMPVFDKLPEQWKLDLLKNLAECSLYAITQDSRQLLPSVVQLLKKYMVRRKIEEINYTCIECLLYTFHHLAHKTPNATNSLCGYKIVTGQPSDRLGEDFSEQYKDFTERCIYLFFYSLML from the exons ATGGCGGATACTACTGATGATATAGAGAAGCTATACGAGTATGGTGAACGCCTCAACGAAGCTAAAGACAAGTCTCAA GTCCGTGTACAAGCGATCCGTGGACTTCCGCTTTTCTGCAAAGATACACCTGAGCATTTGTCTAAAATTGTTGACATTCTTGGTCAGCTCCTCGTTGCAG GAGAAAATGTAGAGCGTGATGCTGTACACAAGGCTCTTATGACCGTATTACGTCAGGATGTGAAGA CTTCTCTAACTGCTTTGTTTAAGCGTATTGGGAGCATCGAGGATCGGAGTGCTGAGGATCTTAGCACTTGGGAAAGCATTCGTGAAAAAGTTCTGTTATTTCTTAGAGATAAG GTGTTCCCTCTTAAGATGGAGCTCCTAGTTCCACAGGAGCTGATGGAGAGGCACATAACTACTTTGGTGAAGCAG aatttgCAAGATGTAACGGCTGATGAATTTAAAATGTTCATGGACTTTTTGAAAAGCCTGAGCTTATTTGGCCATAAAGCTCCTGCAGAGCGTATTCAGGAGCTTGTTGAGATTATTGAAGGTCAGGCAGATCTTGATGCTCAATTCGAT GTGTCGGATGCTGATCATATCAAGAGGTTCATATTATGCCTTTCAATGGCCTTTCCCTTCTTCAAG AGGGGTGCATCGGGCAGTAAGTTTCTCAACTATCTGAACAAGCAAATCATGCCTGTTTTTGACAAG cTTCCAGAACAATGGAAGTTGGACTTGCTCAAGAACCTTGCGGAGTGCTCACTTTATGCAATAACTCAGGATTCTCGACAGCTGCTTCCATCAGTAGTTCAGCTCCTAAAg AAATATATGGTTCGAAGAAAGATTGAAGAAATTAACTACACGTGTATCGAGTGTTTGTTGTATACCTTCCACCATTTAGCTCACAAG ACTCCAAACGCGACAAACAGCCTCTGTGGGTACAAGATTGTGACTGGACAACCGTCAGATAGACTGGGAGAGGATTTCTCGGAGCAATATAAGGACTTTACCGAGAGGTGCATCTACTTGTTCTTTTATTCCTTGATGTTATAA
- the LOC132053266 gene encoding probable E3 ubiquitin-protein ligase ZFP1 has protein sequence MSYSNQITDLEAEQRSQDVQPEPCAFYRSLATFPQPNVHAILPGPGNAGNFYLHHPQYHQEGALIYGKLQYNGVQYQHPVTNLDPAIASSSNHYNHYMAAPSTPRDFPVAVNHGQYEQLPFATTQGINEDSYGRTNLYVDGVGDSFKRKNAEGIPVNFQYQHALVGPSFPLTSMGAASSVSGHNGNHMLQGNYVGQACQFPGNYWSGLQLNGSSRDTEAWNHSARLPYMPGNTQNCDDGGNISMRGYQVTYGNGGLTSFVYPSVPPGHPNLLHLPPNIQGARPQFITLPPQMTASSHRHLPSSSSFDSTINPFALVEAGSRFIRPFPPTGFRLYRPQRGEFMLGTNTRHHNLPNMRVLPEDGVAMLDIPGYHEVRDPVDQHREMRMDVDHMSYEELLALGEQIGTAKTGLLEEVIVSNLKTRSFSSVEIPCNLESAACSDHKTDFCVICQFDYKDQENVGTLDCGHEYHAECVKKWLTMKNKCPICKSTALVAEGKDS, from the exons ATGTCGTATAGTAATCAAATTACTGATCTGGAAGCGGAACAGAGAAGCCAAGATGTTCAACCAGAGCCTTGTGCTTTCTACAGGAGCTTAGCTACCTTTCCGCAGCCTAATGTCCATGCAATATTACCAGGTCCTGGAAATGCTGGTAATTTCTATTTGCACCATCCACAATACCATCAAGAGGGTGCATTAATTTATGGAAAGTTGCAGTACAACGGGGTTCAATATCAGCATCCTGTCACCAATCTTGACCCAGCCATTGCTTCATCATCGAATCACTATAACCATTACATGGCCGCTCCATCCACTCCTAGAGATTTCCCGGTTGCAGTAAACCATGGGCAATATGAACAGCTTCCATTTGCAACCACTCAAGGAATTAATGAAGACAGTTATGGAAGGACCAATCTTTACGTAGACGGTGTCGGAGACTCATTTAAGAGAAAGAATGCGGAAGGAATCCCTGTGAATTTTCAGTATCAGCACGCTTTGGTGGGCCCCAGCTTTCCTCTTACCTCAATGGGTGCTGCATCGTCTGTATCAGGACACAACGGGAATCATATGCTTCAAGGAAACTATGTCGGCCAAGCCTGTCAGTTTCCTGGCAATTATTGGTCAGGATTGCAGCTCAACGGCAGTTCTAGAGACACTGAAGCCTGGAATCATAGTGCTCGCCTACCTTATATGCCTG GTAATACTCAAAACTGTGATGATGGTGGAAACATCAGCATGCGAGGTTATCAAGTAACATATGGCAATGGAGGTTTGACTAGTTTTGTGTATCCGTCCGTTCCTCCAGGGCACCCAAACCTTCTTCATCTGCCACCAAATATTCAAGGAGCGAGACCCCAATTTATTACCCTCCCTCCACAAATGACGGCTTCTTCACACAGACACCTACCAAGTAGTAGCTCGTTTGACAGCACTATCAATCCGTTCGCCCTTGTAGAGGCAGGTTCTAGATTTATTAGACCATTCCCGCCAACTGGCTTTAGATTGTACAGACCTCAGCGAGGGGAATTTATGCTTGGAACAAATACTAGACATCACAACCTACCTAACATGAGAGTTCTTCCGGAAGAT GGAGTGGCGATGCTGGATATTCCTGGCTACCATGAAGTGCGCGATCCTGTTGATCAGCATAGAGAGATGCGTATGGACGTAGATCACATGTCTTATGAG GAGCTTCTTGCGTTGGGAGAGCAGATTGGCACCGCAAAAACTGGGTTATTGGAGGAGGTTATTGTTAGCAATTTGAaaacaagatcattttcatctGTGGAAATTCCTTGCAATTTGGAAAGTGCTGCGTGTTCAGATCACAAGACTGATTTCTGCGTCATATGCCAG TTTGATTACAAGGACCAAGAGAACGTGGGGACGCTCGACTGTGGGCATGAATATCATGCAGAGTGCGTAAAGAAATGGTTAACTATGAAGAACAAATGTCCCATCTGCAAGTCCACAGCATTGGTAGCCGAAGGAAAGGATTCGTGA
- the LOC132054103 gene encoding sodium/calcium exchanger NCL1-like, whose translation MYGFLPCSKSLSGHFFLIVVYEYLLFHGEYYVAMGGERIFKILGPNSVFGASAFHILGFLPEALILLASGLLNSKEVAQEYVLTGVGLLAGSTILLLTLIWGTCVFVGSQQSTPSVTSYGHMQNHWERFLSQWTVSIIVSLLFCEDGSSGRLSERGHESKTRIKQNQNLKPAILEDEISQLTQTLKIGDIIVKEPLSKVVVNEKDDEETVNPEFID comes from the exons ATGTATGGATTTTTGCCTTGTTCAAAGAGTCTGTCTGGTCATTTTTTCCTCATTGTGGTGTATGAGTACTTGTTATTTCATGGAGAATACTATGTGGCCATGGGAGGTGAAAGGATTTTCAAGATTCTTGGTCCAAATAGTGTATTTGGTGCAAGTGCATTTCACATTCTTGGCTTCCTTCCTGAGGCTTTGATACTACTTG CATCAGGGCTCTTGAACAGTAAAGAAGTTGCTCAAGAGTATGTGTTAACTGGAGTGGGGTTGCTAGCTGGATCAACAATCTTGCTTCTCACTTTAATTTGGGGAACTTGTGTTTTTGTTGGCAGTCAACAATCAACACCTAGTGTGACATCATATGGTCACATGCAAAACCATTGGGAAAGATTTCTGTCTCAATGGACTG TTTCCATCATCGTCTCCCTTCTCTTCTGTGAAGATGGCTCGAGTGGACGGCTTTCAGAGCGAGGACATGAAAGCAAGACAAGAATTAAGCAAAACCAAAACCTAAAACCAGCCATTCTTGAAGATGAG ATAAGCCAGTTGACGCAAACCCTGAAGATTGGTGATATTATCGTGAAGGAACCACTATCTAAGGTTGTGGTAAACGAAAAGGATGACGAAGAAACTGTCAACCCTGAATTTATAGATTGA